The following proteins come from a genomic window of Elusimicrobiota bacterium:
- the def gene encoding peptide deformylase — MSAAPKPLPLLLPIRKYGDPVLVRPAKPVAAVDDDIRRLIPVMFRTMYAEPGIGLAAPQVGVSLRLMVVDVAPDGKSQPLVLINPVVEKKKGRIRSEEGCLSFPGIQVTVPRAAWVRVSAVDEKGAPVVVEGEGLLSRCLQHEMDHLDGVVMIDHLSLAKRLKVLWEIRKRKKAGLW, encoded by the coding sequence ATGAGCGCCGCGCCCAAGCCTTTGCCCCTCCTGTTGCCGATCCGCAAGTACGGCGACCCGGTGTTGGTCCGCCCCGCCAAGCCCGTGGCGGCCGTGGACGACGACATTCGCCGGTTGATCCCGGTCATGTTCCGCACCATGTACGCCGAGCCGGGCATCGGGTTGGCGGCGCCGCAGGTGGGTGTTTCCCTGCGCCTCATGGTGGTGGACGTGGCCCCCGACGGGAAAAGCCAACCCCTCGTCCTGATCAACCCCGTGGTCGAAAAGAAAAAAGGCCGGATCCGCTCCGAGGAGGGGTGCCTTTCCTTTCCGGGCATTCAGGTCACCGTGCCCCGGGCGGCCTGGGTGCGGGTGTCCGCCGTGGACGAAAAGGGCGCGCCCGTGGTCGTCGAAGGCGAGGGGCTTCTTTCCCGTTGCCTCCAGCACGAAATGGACCATCTCGACGGGGTCGTGATGATCGACCATCTTTCCCTCGCCAAACGCCTCAAGGTCCTTTGGGAAATCCGCAAACGAAAAAAAGCCGGTCTTTGGTAA
- a CDS encoding methionyl-tRNA formyltransferase: MLNTVFFGTPPIAVPFLERLASLTRVRGVVTAPDRPVGRGYALTPPAVKTAAQKLGLSVLQPTSPKELDLAAAFGPLDVGVVVAYGYLLPPAVFNAPTHGLVNAHFSLVPKFRGAGPIQWALIRGETETGVSLFRIEKGLDTGPVFLQKTVPIRPEDNAATLRERLTAEGVELLGDFVRKIGSSSWEPSPQIGEWTEAPLLKKEDGRVFWDRHSAREILNLVRGTYEWPGATARIQGARLKIRAGEARAHGNGRPGEIVAVEKGRGFLVKCVSDSLLVTRVQPEGKREMDAESYWNGARLAVGHRFEQEA, encoded by the coding sequence GTGCTGAACACCGTCTTTTTTGGAACGCCCCCCATCGCGGTGCCGTTCTTGGAGCGGCTGGCGTCCCTCACCCGCGTGCGCGGGGTGGTCACGGCCCCGGACCGGCCCGTCGGGCGCGGTTACGCCCTGACGCCCCCGGCGGTCAAAACCGCCGCGCAAAAACTCGGCCTGTCCGTCCTTCAACCAACGTCCCCCAAAGAACTGGACTTGGCGGCGGCCTTCGGCCCCCTGGACGTGGGCGTCGTCGTCGCCTACGGGTATCTCCTCCCGCCCGCGGTTTTCAACGCGCCGACACACGGGCTGGTCAACGCGCACTTTTCCCTGGTTCCCAAATTCCGCGGCGCGGGACCCATTCAATGGGCTCTCATTCGCGGGGAAACCGAGACCGGCGTGAGTCTGTTTCGCATCGAAAAAGGCCTCGACACGGGGCCGGTGTTCCTGCAAAAAACCGTGCCGATCCGGCCGGAGGACAACGCGGCGACTTTAAGGGAGCGGTTGACCGCCGAGGGCGTCGAACTTTTGGGGGACTTCGTCCGTAAGATAGGTTCGAGTTCCTGGGAGCCGTCCCCGCAGATCGGGGAATGGACGGAGGCGCCGCTTCTTAAGAAAGAGGATGGCCGCGTTTTTTGGGACCGCCATTCCGCCCGGGAGATTCTCAATCTGGTGCGGGGCACCTACGAATGGCCGGGCGCCACGGCGCGGATCCAGGGCGCGCGTCTCAAAATCCGCGCCGGCGAGGCCCGGGCCCACGGCAATGGCCGCCCAGGGGAAATCGTCGCCGTCGAGAAAGGGCGGGGTTTTTTGGTAAAATGCGTTTCCGACAGCCTGCTCGTGACCCGGGTCCAACCCGAGGGAAAACGCGAGATGGACGCCGAGAGCTATTGGAACGGCGCCCGGCTGGCGGTCGGACATCGATTTGAACAGGAGGCATAA
- the htpX gene encoding protease HtpX translates to MAMMKRVFLFMAVNLLVVVTLSIVLNLLGVRGYMTAHGIDYGALMVFCLVWGMGGAFISLLLSRVMAKWTMRVQVIDPASASGEAAWLVQTVHNLATVAGLPAMPEVGVYESPEVNAFATGPTRSRALVAVSSGLLRSMDRSQVEGVLGHEIAHVANGDMVTMTLVQGVINAFVMFLARVIAFAVSQQVKEESRRSIQFMVTILLEIVFSLLGMLVVAGFSRWREFRADAGGGRLAGREKMIAALQALQRNVAAVDNRQAAIATLKISGRRGFLALLSTHPPLEERIERLRQASL, encoded by the coding sequence ATGGCAATGATGAAGCGCGTGTTCCTCTTTATGGCGGTGAACCTGTTGGTCGTGGTCACCCTCTCCATCGTTTTGAACCTGTTGGGCGTGCGCGGGTACATGACGGCGCACGGCATCGATTACGGCGCTTTGATGGTCTTCTGCCTCGTGTGGGGCATGGGCGGGGCTTTCATTTCCCTGCTTTTGTCCCGGGTGATGGCGAAGTGGACCATGCGCGTCCAGGTCATCGACCCCGCGTCGGCCTCGGGGGAAGCGGCCTGGCTCGTCCAGACCGTGCACAACCTGGCCACGGTCGCCGGGCTGCCCGCGATGCCCGAGGTGGGCGTTTACGAAAGCCCCGAGGTCAACGCCTTCGCCACGGGCCCCACGCGGTCCCGCGCCCTGGTCGCCGTTTCCTCGGGTCTTCTGCGCTCCATGGACCGGAGCCAAGTGGAGGGGGTGCTGGGCCACGAAATCGCCCACGTCGCCAACGGCGACATGGTCACCATGACCTTGGTCCAAGGGGTCATCAACGCTTTTGTCATGTTCCTGGCCCGGGTCATCGCCTTCGCCGTGAGCCAGCAGGTGAAGGAAGAATCCCGCCGTTCGATTCAATTCATGGTCACGATTCTGCTGGAAATCGTGTTCAGCCTTCTGGGCATGCTGGTGGTCGCCGGGTTCTCCCGCTGGCGCGAGTTCCGCGCCGACGCGGGGGGCGGTCGCCTGGCCGGCCGGGAAAAGATGATCGCGGCCCTGCAGGCGCTTCAACGCAACGTCGCCGCCGTCGACAACCGCCAGGCGGCCATCGCGACCTTAAAAATTTCGGGTCGGCGCGGTTTCCTGGCGCTTTTGTCGACGCACCCGCCCCTCGAAGAGCGCATCGAGCGTCTTCGCCAGGCGAGTTTGTAA
- the rlmN gene encoding 23S rRNA (adenine(2503)-C(2))-methyltransferase RlmN yields the protein MKNLLDVPFAEWGLALELGDKDAYRARQILTAVFQRRVKSFPEMTDLPQALRDRLAGSFRLRSLTLVRREISAADGTSRLFFEAPDGGSFSAVLLPSRPGEDDEADPTEAGAKGRSARTGLCLSTQVGCAWGCVFCASGRVPFERDLTPAEILEQVFVAEEVLGGRLSSLVFMGMGEPLANFDNLLTALQALRSPLGFHFGARHVTVSTTGLAPQIVKLAELAPKVNLAISLHAADDETRRRVMPKSARWTIKELLHAAWEYQRITGGVRVTFEYIVIKGVNDSVREAQRLSNMLRGKKAWVNLIAYNPVPGLPYERPSEETVAGIAKILKDRGLFVHLRKPQGVDITAGCGQLGAPQMIK from the coding sequence GTGAAAAACCTGTTGGACGTGCCGTTCGCCGAATGGGGCCTCGCCCTGGAACTCGGCGACAAGGACGCCTACCGCGCCCGTCAGATCCTCACGGCCGTTTTCCAACGGCGCGTCAAATCCTTCCCCGAGATGACCGACCTCCCCCAGGCCCTGCGCGACCGCCTGGCGGGGTCCTTTCGTCTCCGTTCGCTCACGCTGGTCCGGCGGGAGATTTCCGCCGCGGACGGGACCTCCCGACTTTTTTTTGAAGCCCCCGACGGGGGTTCGTTTTCGGCCGTTCTTTTGCCGAGCCGTCCCGGCGAGGACGACGAAGCCGACCCCACGGAGGCGGGGGCCAAGGGCCGGTCGGCCCGGACGGGGCTGTGCCTCTCCACCCAGGTGGGCTGCGCCTGGGGGTGCGTGTTTTGCGCCTCGGGACGCGTGCCCTTTGAAAGGGACCTGACGCCCGCCGAAATCCTCGAGCAGGTGTTCGTGGCGGAAGAGGTCCTGGGCGGTCGGCTGTCGAGCCTGGTCTTCATGGGTATGGGCGAGCCGCTGGCCAACTTCGATAATCTATTGACCGCCCTCCAGGCCCTGCGGTCGCCGCTGGGGTTCCATTTCGGGGCGCGCCACGTGACCGTATCGACAACCGGCCTCGCGCCCCAAATCGTCAAGTTGGCCGAACTCGCCCCCAAGGTCAACCTCGCCATCAGCCTGCACGCGGCCGATGATGAAACGCGCCGCCGCGTCATGCCGAAATCCGCCCGCTGGACCATCAAGGAGCTGTTGCACGCGGCCTGGGAGTACCAGCGGATCACGGGCGGGGTGCGGGTCACCTTCGAATACATCGTCATCAAGGGCGTCAACGATTCCGTGCGGGAAGCCCAAAGGCTTTCCAACATGCTCCGGGGGAAAAAAGCCTGGGTGAACCTTATCGCCTACAACCCCGTGCCCGGCCTGCCCTACGAACGGCCCTCGGAGGAAACCGTGGCGGGCATTGCCAAGATCCTGAAAGACCGCGGTCTCTTCGTCCACCTGCGCAAACCCCAGGGCGTCGACATCACCGCCGGGTGCGGCCAGTTGGGCGCGCCGCAAATGATAAAATAG
- a CDS encoding PASTA domain-containing protein encodes MTPNDIDPVNDTPGVWPLSALRRRSWGMWGGLFVIALLATLFSLHWVMSALLHSRKVVQVPDLTGKTLEQALDLLAPLNLSLSKEGIQFDEKFQPGAIVRQAPPAGLRVREWKIVRVTLSSGGQILYVPDTAGATLTEAQNRLRTAGLSLGAVSQVYSNKFETGLVMAQNPDAGTLSHPGAMVDLTVSKGGPPAGTVLMPDFVNKPYSLARQWAEDQSLTPAVQETLTEDALPGLVLKQNPGPDTPVGDGAEVRFVVSKSDRKNSKDVTLIRYNVPEGTDRVRVRIVLRDDAGEREIFSDEQSAGARVEVPVSVDGPARARIFVNGVLVEERPLGR; translated from the coding sequence ATGACCCCCAACGACATTGATCCCGTCAACGACACCCCCGGCGTGTGGCCCCTGTCCGCCCTGCGGCGGCGTTCCTGGGGGATGTGGGGGGGGCTGTTCGTCATCGCGCTTTTGGCCACACTTTTCTCCCTCCATTGGGTGATGAGCGCGCTTCTTCATTCCCGCAAAGTCGTTCAAGTGCCCGACCTGACGGGGAAAACCCTCGAGCAGGCTCTCGACCTTTTGGCTCCCCTCAACCTGTCCCTGTCCAAGGAAGGCATTCAGTTCGACGAGAAGTTCCAACCCGGCGCCATTGTGCGGCAGGCGCCGCCGGCGGGCCTGCGCGTGCGCGAATGGAAGATCGTCCGCGTCACCCTTTCTTCCGGCGGGCAGATCCTCTACGTGCCCGACACCGCGGGCGCGACGCTGACCGAGGCCCAGAACCGCCTGCGGACGGCCGGCTTGTCCCTGGGCGCCGTCAGCCAGGTTTACTCCAACAAATTTGAGACCGGCTTGGTGATGGCGCAGAACCCCGATGCCGGGACCCTTTCCCATCCCGGCGCGATGGTGGACCTCACCGTCTCCAAGGGCGGGCCCCCGGCGGGAACCGTTTTGATGCCGGATTTCGTCAATAAACCCTATTCCCTGGCCCGCCAGTGGGCCGAGGACCAATCCTTGACGCCCGCGGTGCAGGAAACGCTCACCGAAGACGCCCTGCCGGGGCTCGTGCTGAAGCAGAACCCCGGCCCGGACACCCCGGTGGGCGACGGCGCGGAGGTCCGGTTCGTGGTCTCCAAGTCCGACAGAAAAAACTCCAAAGACGTGACCCTGATCCGCTACAACGTGCCCGAAGGGACGGACCGCGTCCGGGTGCGCATCGTTTTGCGCGACGACGCCGGGGAGCGGGAGATCTTTTCGGACGAACAGAGCGCCGGCGCCCGGGTCGAGGTGCCGGTGTCGGTGGACGGACCGGCCCGCGCCCGGATTTTCGTGAACGGCGTCCTCGTCGAGGAGCGCCCCCTCGGCCGATGA
- the rpe gene encoding ribulose-phosphate 3-epimerase yields MSPRLAIAPSILSADFARLAEEVRRVEKAGADWLHVDVMDGHFVPNLTIGPVVVHWLKKCTRLKLDCHLMIESPEKFIPAFAKAGAWNITVHAEACRKPKDTLRLIRRHGCTAGLSLRPKTPIQKLAPYLNDVALVLVMTVEPGFGGQSFMPDMMPKVAWLKEKFARRAPARRPWIEVDGGINAETAATAARFGAEALVAGNAIFGAPNPAVALRGLRRAARAPAPLM; encoded by the coding sequence ATGAGCCCGCGCCTCGCCATCGCGCCCTCCATCCTGTCGGCGGATTTCGCCCGCCTGGCCGAGGAGGTGCGCCGGGTTGAAAAAGCGGGCGCCGATTGGCTTCACGTGGACGTCATGGACGGCCACTTCGTCCCCAACCTCACCATCGGCCCCGTGGTCGTGCACTGGCTGAAAAAGTGCACCCGCCTCAAGCTCGACTGCCACCTGATGATTGAAAGCCCCGAGAAATTCATCCCCGCTTTCGCCAAGGCGGGGGCCTGGAACATCACCGTCCACGCCGAGGCCTGTCGGAAACCCAAAGACACGCTCCGCTTGATCCGGCGGCACGGTTGCACGGCGGGGCTTTCCCTGCGGCCCAAGACCCCCATCCAAAAATTGGCTCCCTATCTGAACGATGTGGCCTTGGTGTTGGTCATGACGGTGGAACCGGGCTTCGGCGGGCAGTCCTTTATGCCCGACATGATGCCCAAAGTCGCGTGGCTGAAAGAAAAATTCGCCCGCCGGGCCCCCGCCCGCCGCCCCTGGATCGAGGTGGACGGCGGCATCAACGCCGAGACCGCCGCCACGGCGGCGCGGTTCGGCGCCGAGGCGCTGGTGGCCGGCAACGCGATCTTCGGCGCCCCCAACCCGGCCGTCGCCCTGCGGGGCCTCCGCCGGGCGGCCCGCGCCCCCGCTCCGTTGATGTGA